AATCAAGACTAAAATAAAAATAGCTTTACAATTCTTCATAATTAAAACAAAACAATGGCGCGAGATTTACGAGGATTCATTAAAATTCTAGAAGAAAGAGGGCAATTGAAGCGAATTTCAGCTTTGGTTGATCCAGATATGGAAATTGCGGAGATTTCCAACCGAATGCTGCAAAAAGGTGGTCCAGGCTTACTATTCGAGAATGTCAAAGGTGCATCTTTTCCCGTCGCAGTTAACTTAATGGGGACTGTGGAAAGGATATGCTGGGCGATGAACATGGAAAAACCAGAGGAGTTGGAAACCCTGGGAAAGAAGCTAAGTATGCTTCAGCAACCCAAACCACCGAAAAAGATTTCCCAAGCTATAGATTTTGGTAAAGTGCTGTTTGACGTGGTGAAAGCTAAACCGGGAAGGGACTTTTTTCCGCCTTGTCAACAGGTGGTAGTTGCTGGAAATGATTTAGATTTAAATAAGTTACCTTTAATACGTCCTTATCCGGGAGATGCTGGTAAGATTATTACGCTAGGATTGGTAATTACTAAGGATTGTGAGACGGGAATCCCCAATGTAGGCGTATATCGTTTACAGTTACAGTCTAATAATACTATGACTGTACATTGGCTATCGGTGCGGGGTGGTGCGAGACATTTACGCAAAGCGGCAGAACGTGGTAAAAAGTTAGAAGTAGCGATCGCTCTGGGTGTAGATCCTTTAATCATTATGGCAGCAGCCACACCCATTCCTGTAGATTTATCAGAATGGTTATTTGCTGGATTGTATGGCGGTTCGGGAGTCAACTTAGCCAGGTGTAAAACTGTAGATTTGGAAGTTCCCGCAGATTCCGAATTTGTTTTAGAAGGGACAATTACACCGGGGGAAGTTTTACCGGATGGACCCTTTGGCGACCACATGGGATATTATGGCGGTGTGGAGGATTCCCCTTTGGTGCGGTTTCAGTGTATGACACACCGCAAAAATCCCATTTATCTTACCACATTTAGCGGGTTGCCACCAAAAGAAGAAGCCATGATGGCGATCGCACTTAACCGGATTTACACCCCTATTTTACGGCAACAAGTATCAGAAATAGTTGATTTCTTCCTGCCAATGGAAGCGTTAAGTTACAAAGCCGCAATTATTTCCATAGATAAAGCCTATCCTGGACAAGCACGGCGAGCAGCTTTAGCCTTTTGGAGTGCGTTACCACAATTCACCTATACGAAATTTGTGATTGTTGTTGATAAAGATATCAATGTTCGTGATCCCCGTCAAGTGGTTTGGGCGATCAGTTCCAAAGTTGATCCTACCAGAGACGTATTTATATTACCAAATACTCCCTTTGATACTTTAGATTTTGCTAGTGAAAAACTTGGTTTAGGTGGGAGAATGGGTATAGATGCCACTACAAAAATTCCTCCAGAAACAGAACATGAATGGGGTGAACCATTAAAATCAGATCCCGATGTTGCGGAAATGGTAGAAAGACGTTGGCAAGAATATGGTTTAGCAGATTTACAATTAGGAGAAGTTGATCCTAATCTATTTGGTTACGATATGAAGTAATACCCACACTCCCTTCTTTATCAGGAGGGGAGTGTGATTTGAAGATGGAAAATCTGAAAAACCTAATTTGATGATAATGTATAGAAAGCTGATAATATACAGAAAATCACAAAATATAAGAATTAACTGATTATGTCGAATTTAACAGCGATCGCTCAACTACAAAAGATTATTGTCTCAATATTCCTAACGTTGATCCTGAGTTTTATAATTCCTGCAACTGCTTCAGCTTCAAGCTTAGGAATTGAGTCAGCTAGTCTTAGTCCTTGTCCAGTTTCTCCTAATTGTGTTGTCAGTCAAAATGCTGATGCTAAACACGCTATTGAGCCGATTACCTATCATATAGAACGAGATAAAGCCAGAGAAACTTTACTAAAAGTTCTCACTGTTGTTCCCCGCACCACGATTGTATCACAAACAGATAATTATATTCATGCAATTTCTAAAAGTCGCATTTTCAAGTTTGTTGATGATGTGGAGTTTTATTTTCCTAGCGATAAGTCAGTTATTCATATCCGTTCTGCATCTCGTGTAGGAGATTCTGATTTTGGTGTCAACCGCAGACGCTTAGAACAAATTCGGTTAGCTTTACGGGATTTGAATATTTAATGTAATTTAATTTGTCTGAATCAGGATTTCCAGGATTTAAGGATTAACAGGATGAGGATGTTGTCTGAATCAGAAGTTCCAGGATTTTAGGATTAACAGGATGAGAATAGAGATTTTATTACTAATGACCAATGACCAATTCTCTATTCTCTATTTCCCAGGGCAAAAATACTCCCCACAACAAAACCCCCAAGGTGCGCCCAATAAGCGACTCCTCCCGTTTCTACACTCATTTTAGCTGCTGTCTGGAGACTGGCAAAACCAGCGATAAGATTTTGTATAAAGAAAATACCAATAATTACTAATGCGGGGATATTAATTGTGGTGATGAAAAAACCCAAAAAAACTAAAGTGGTAATTCTCGCTTGAGGAAACCAGATTAAGTATGCACCCAGAACTCCAGAAATTGCCCCACTTGCACCCAATGAAGGGATAGTGGAGTACATACCAATAAACCATTGACATAAAGCAGCTATAGCACCACAGGTTAAATAAAATAATAAATATTTAAAATGCCCTAAACGGTCTTCAATATTGTTACCAAATACCCACAGATAGATCATATTGGATATTAAGTGCCACCAACCTCCATGCAAAAATTGTGAGGTAAATAAGGTTGTCCACTCTCCACTCCAGTTGATGGTTAATTCTTGCGGTATGACTGCATACAATTGAAAAAACTGTTCTAGTTGCAGATTTGACAAACTGATTTCGTGGAGAAAAACTAGAACATTCATACCAATTAAACCATAGGTAAAATATGGCGTAATTCGGGTCGGGTTTTCATCGTAGAGGGGAAACACAAATATTGTTCCTAATCATCATTAATATCACTATAACAGGATTAAGAGAAAAGTTTCCGGCGACGGTCAGTCGCTACTACACAAACAAAGTCCACCTGCGTGGACTAAGGAAAAATTAAGATTTGAAACCCATGAAGATGGGTTTTGTCTGGTTAGCTGTGACTGACCGTCGCTTTTTAAACTTTTCTATAATTACAAAAGATTTGCTGATTCATAGAGTCTTCTGATAATAGCTGTAATTTTGATTCCGTAGTCTAAATCCGCAGACCAGCGCCCTGATAATTGATTAACTGACTGAGCAACACCTCTGGTAACAAAACGAAATCGCGGATCTACTTCTGGCTGGACTAAAGGTTCTAAACTGGCATAGGCTTTTAAATGTTGAATATGCGCTCTAACACCAATTCTCGCGCTGGGAAATGATGCTCCTTCAGCACCACCACCAACTGCACCCAAACCGGCAAAGTTATTTTGTTGGGGTTTGATGTCAGTTCCAAAACGTAAAAATCCAGTTTCTAGACACATTTGACAAAAAGCAATGTCATGATTTATGCCTTCAATGGTTGCTTCTTCTCGATATAGTTTGGGAAGGTCAGGAAATTGGGTAATGGCACTTTCATTATTGATTTTTAGAAATGATTGTAATTGTATTTCTGATGTGTTGCCATTGGAGATAAGTTGTTCAATTTGTCCGGGACAAACTGTTGAAATTGAACGTAATCTGACTGTGCGTGAGGCACTATCCCAATCAATAGAAATATGAGATTCTCGAAGTTCTATGGCTTTGATATAAACTATTTGCCGATAGGTAATCCGGCGTAAATTAGTTAATTTTGAAATATCAATCCGTAAACGATCTACTAAATCAATGGGGATGTAAGCATTACCATTAATTAATAGTCCTTGTTCTAAGTAATTTTGTCCATTGATATTGATGTTAATGCTGGGATAATTTTCGGTTGTTGGTTGCTGAGGATCATTTGCTTGACTCCAAGTAGTTAGTCCTTCGGCAATTCCGATCGCAAAATCACGACGACGACTTTGTAATAAAGCCCGATCTTCGGGACTGCTGAGGAAACCGACTTGTAGTAATATGGCGGCGATCGCTGTTTGACGACAAAATTGCAAGTTACCCAAGCCACTATCTGTATCTGGTTTGACTCCGCGATTGGGTAATTGTGGGACACGGCGCAAAAGTGCCGTTAATAACATTTCTGCATTTTGCTTGCGCTGATCGTTTTTGGCAATATAAAATGCACTTGCTCCGCGCACCGTTGGACTATTTGCCGCGTTGGCTTGAATTTCTAGGGCTACATCTTTGGCATTAGCACGAGAATTAATCCAGGCGATAGTTTGAGCCGCGCTCAAATCGTCAGGAACAGCTAAAACTTCTAAATTCCGAGTCCGCAGTTCTATCACCACCAAATCCCGCAAAAGAATCATTTCCTTTGCTTCCGTTGTGCCACCAGCGATCGCACCGGGGTCATTTTTACCCGCTTCTGTGCCACCATGTGCCGCAGAAATAAAAATCCGTCCCATTTTTACCTATTTCCGTTGTTAAGTCCCAGCAATTGCAATTCTATAAATTAGCGATCGCTTCTGCAATTCTTCTAGACACAAAAGGTAAAATTTCCCGACTCTTAGCTTGCTCTTTCCCTTCCGTAAACACCACCAACAGATAAGGGCGCTGATCTGGTAATTCAATATAAGCCGCATCATGACGGACTGTACTTGTCCAACCTGCTTTTGACCAGATTTGACTATTTTGAGGTAATCCACCCCCTAAGAAGCCTGTAACTTGGTTCTCATCGCCATCTTGGCTTAACTCTTCTGGCTTAATACTGCGTTTGAGTAAATTCATCATAGATTGCGATCGCTCACTAGAAACCGTCACCCCACCCACGATACTATGTAATAATCTCGCAGTCGCATCCGTCGTCAGCATATTCCGATTTTCAAACATCTCCCCATAAAAAGCCCTTTCCCGTCCATAAGGACCATCACCCCAAGTTTTTTGACAGACATTAACCGCCTTCATTTCCTCCCACCCCAAAGACTGGTAATAACGATTAATAATATTACGTTGATATTTCCAAGTTTCAAAAGGGCCAGGACTTAACTGAGGACCAGAAGTAGTTCCACTGATGATATCAACAATTAAACTAGTCGCATCGTTGCTAGAATCAACTATCATATCCTTCAAAGCCCGGTCTAACTCTCCCGAAGCATGACTC
The DNA window shown above is from Anabaena sp. WA102 and carries:
- a CDS encoding serine hydrolase; amino-acid sequence: MIFFNQDQQLENIGNQILEATWAEFPTLASHQIAFTWVVYDPPAPVNTGGALTPNAFWEHPVRGFSYRGGERIYPASVVKLFYLVVVQEWLEKGMSHASGELDRALKDMIVDSSNDATSLIVDIISGTTSGPQLSPGPFETWKYQRNIINRYYQSLGWEEMKAVNVCQKTWGDGPYGRERAFYGEMFENRNMLTTDATARLLHSIVGGVTVSSERSQSMMNLLKRSIKPEELSQDGDENQVTGFLGGGLPQNSQIWSKAGWTSTVRHDAAYIELPDQRPYLLVVFTEGKEQAKSREILPFVSRRIAEAIANL
- a CDS encoding DUF1499 domain-containing protein; its protein translation is MSNLTAIAQLQKIIVSIFLTLILSFIIPATASASSLGIESASLSPCPVSPNCVVSQNADAKHAIEPITYHIERDKARETLLKVLTVVPRTTIVSQTDNYIHAISKSRIFKFVDDVEFYFPSDKSVIHIRSASRVGDSDFGVNRRRLEQIRLALRDLNI
- a CDS encoding UbiD family decarboxylase — encoded protein: MARDLRGFIKILEERGQLKRISALVDPDMEIAEISNRMLQKGGPGLLFENVKGASFPVAVNLMGTVERICWAMNMEKPEELETLGKKLSMLQQPKPPKKISQAIDFGKVLFDVVKAKPGRDFFPPCQQVVVAGNDLDLNKLPLIRPYPGDAGKIITLGLVITKDCETGIPNVGVYRLQLQSNNTMTVHWLSVRGGARHLRKAAERGKKLEVAIALGVDPLIIMAAATPIPVDLSEWLFAGLYGGSGVNLARCKTVDLEVPADSEFVLEGTITPGEVLPDGPFGDHMGYYGGVEDSPLVRFQCMTHRKNPIYLTTFSGLPPKEEAMMAIALNRIYTPILRQQVSEIVDFFLPMEALSYKAAIISIDKAYPGQARRAALAFWSALPQFTYTKFVIVVDKDINVRDPRQVVWAISSKVDPTRDVFILPNTPFDTLDFASEKLGLGGRMGIDATTKIPPETEHEWGEPLKSDPDVAEMVERRWQEYGLADLQLGEVDPNLFGYDMK
- the tftA gene encoding hormogonium tapered terminus morphoprotein TftA gives rise to the protein MGRIFISAAHGGTEAGKNDPGAIAGGTTEAKEMILLRDLVVIELRTRNLEVLAVPDDLSAAQTIAWINSRANAKDVALEIQANAANSPTVRGASAFYIAKNDQRKQNAEMLLTALLRRVPQLPNRGVKPDTDSGLGNLQFCRQTAIAAILLQVGFLSSPEDRALLQSRRRDFAIGIAEGLTTWSQANDPQQPTTENYPSINININGQNYLEQGLLINGNAYIPIDLVDRLRIDISKLTNLRRITYRQIVYIKAIELRESHISIDWDSASRTVRLRSISTVCPGQIEQLISNGNTSEIQLQSFLKINNESAITQFPDLPKLYREEATIEGINHDIAFCQMCLETGFLRFGTDIKPQQNNFAGLGAVGGGAEGASFPSARIGVRAHIQHLKAYASLEPLVQPEVDPRFRFVTRGVAQSVNQLSGRWSADLDYGIKITAIIRRLYESANLL
- a CDS encoding rhomboid family intramembrane serine protease; this translates as MFPLYDENPTRITPYFTYGLIGMNVLVFLHEISLSNLQLEQFFQLYAVIPQELTINWSGEWTTLFTSQFLHGGWWHLISNMIYLWVFGNNIEDRLGHFKYLLFYLTCGAIAALCQWFIGMYSTIPSLGASGAISGVLGAYLIWFPQARITTLVFLGFFITTINIPALVIIGIFFIQNLIAGFASLQTAAKMSVETGGVAYWAHLGGFVVGSIFALGNRE